From Venturia canescens isolate UGA chromosome 3, ASM1945775v1, whole genome shotgun sequence:
ACGAGAGAATCGCCGGCTTCGAGATCAGCGAGTAGTGCGGCTGCGGGTGGATTATCAGAGGTATCAACGGGGTCACAGGCTCAAGGAGGTAGTCCGATGTCATCAAAATCGGTGTACAGTACAGCAGGGATGTTGGGAATGACGGATCAATCGATGAAGGATTTGCCGCTCGGAACGTTCAAGCCATCTTCGACGTTGCCGGTTTCAACATCGGCGGCATACCTCGGATATCCGCCTCAACTACCGATCGACGTAATGGCAAGTTCATTGATGTCACAACACCACGCAGCTCTTAAGAACGGTTTGGGGAGCAGTCCGTATTTGAGTTACGCGAGGATGAAGACAGTTTCCGGAGTGGATACGCTGGTCCCGGTGTGCCGTGATCCCTTCTGTACCGGATGCCAATTGAATCCGCACTACTTGGCAACTTCATCGGCGAGCAAAGTCCCAACAACGACGTCGGCTTCTTGCCCAGCCGGCTGTGCCCAATGTGATCACAAGCCTGCGACCTCACCGTACGGGCCGTTGAATACTCATACAGCAGCGGCTTATGCCCACGCCCATGCCCAATTAGCGGCATTAGCGGCGGCCTCCCAATTGCCATACTCTTGCAGTTGGATGGGCGGTGACACACCTTACTGCGGCAAGAGATTCGCGTCCTCGGAAGAGCTCCTGCAACATCTCCGAAGCCATACGAGCGTTTCGGCCGGTGATCCATCAACCGCTGCGGCACTGTCGCTCCTCTCGCCACCCGGATTACCACCCGGACATCCTCTCTTATCAAGAACTTATCCAACACCGCCTTTGAGTCCCTTGGCAACTGGACGCTATCATCCTTACGGCAAACCCTCGAGCATGATGCAGCCTTCGTTGTCCTCCCTTGGTCTCGCTTTACCGCCTCATCATCCAGCCGCTGGATTACCCCCCTACTTTTCTCCCTATTCGTTCTACGGTGGGCCACGTCTCGGCGCAGCATCCGGAATGCATCCCTGAGTGATTGGCTATTACGAGGGATAAAGCAGAGCTTTTCGAACGCTCTCTCAAACGAATCCCACGAATTGTTAATCATCACCATCGATCCAATGGGCACCTCGTGCCAGGGAAACCAACGTTTAACTGTGATTTTTTCGTGTGAAGCTATACGCGACGCAACCCCTCGTTTCTTGCGTTTCGAGACTGTGCATATGTGAGTGTGCGAGTGTGATCTTCTTCTCTGACTGAGAGAAAGGCCGCGAATGTGCGACGAAAAgagtttacaaattttcaatcggtatatacatatattcatGCATGTACACATCGATttgtacatgtatatatatatatatattattacaTACCGAGCAGCGTCACGAATGACGCTCATTTAGACCTGTTGGATCGACCGTGCATTATTTTCACGGGGTCTCGTCGATCAAGAGGTAAAACCGTCGCGACTATTAGCTATTCCGTTTCCTTCTCGTCACAACCGGAGAGTATCGctccccccccctcctctccCCTTCTCCCAACTAACAAACGTACGCGATATCCAATCCAATTTCGAGCAAAAATCGTCTCTTGAACTCACACCGCCCATGAATTCGTATCTCGAGTCATATTCTCGGTTATTTACTTAAAAATCGTCACTCTTTTGGTTGCTCGATATCTTCTCACGGATCCAGCCTCGTTGCCATTACAAATAGCCGTTGTTCGAATCGAGGAGAATTGATTCGGATCAATTGGGATTAATCCTTGTTGATTAATCCTCTTTCATTCGGGAAATCAAAAGTCTGCAACAATTTACAttcttttgatgaattttgacattattttgTAGAGATCTAAAgtcaaaattatttcgatgatGGATTCTATGGATCATCAAAGCGATTTCCTCACTCGAACGATGGCTATTTTTGTTCTTAAACTATTTCCGACTGTTCAATTTCTTATgttgatcgatttttatatatgttgtgaaaaaaaatatatatatttatatatacacgcATATTGCGATCGCTGTGCTCTCCCATTGTCGCGCGTTTACTATCACCGTAACTGATCTGATGTAATCGGTCTATGTGCActatttataaattattattcacaTACGAAGGAGCCACAACAAACAAATACGTTCATATTTTACTGTAATTACTGTAAATTTGTTCATAGTCGCATATCCGTATGCCTTTTGCGAGAGCAATGAAGATGACGATTAAAGGAATGCATTAAGAAAACATATGAAACTAAAGAGTGAGGGATAAGGAGAGACGAAGAGTGAAATGAGATGGATTTAATTATAACGAAGATACGAGATGTTGGTGAGGACATGCTATTCGATAATTCCGCGTCTATTTTTGCGTAACCAAAGTTTTTAGTATCGATTGTTAGACTTTTAGCGCGATGATCGTGTGTCCCGTGCGTTACAATTACGTGACTAAATTGAAAGCGCCAAacgaagaaagagagcgagagatgaGAGATGAGATGATGAGAGAATGAGAGTGAAAGTGAGACAAAGATGCGGAAATGCATGAGATAAGAGACAGCAAGACACGCGAACAACTATTACGTATAAATAATAACATATTGAAGAaaagattaataaatataattaaatATCGATTGTATATAGATTCATTATTcttaaatgataaatatttgtcCCGAGACATTATGAATGCCTCAGGTATTTGCTCACAaattaccccccccccccctccgccCCTCCTTTCCCTCTTCCCCTCTCTGGTtcttacatattatatgttgaTAACGAAATATCCTCGTGTACCTGCATCTCCGTTATCTTCTATTACTTCGAAATACGAAAATACCCTTTTGTGCGGTTGTATACGatggagaaaaggaaaaagcgCTCGCGTCTCTCTCGTCGTTCGAACGACTGCgagaaagaaatgaagaaataatgGAATTATAGCCGAGAATCAGCGAGAAGCCACGTTCTGAGTCGATGATTCGACGCGATATCATTGTTTTCAGGTTTCATTGTTATTCGAATCTTGTcgaaccgttttttttcttctgtgcTCGATTATTGTctctaaaaattgaaatacaaACAGCCCCGTTTCTTACTTGAGCTTCTCGATCTACGTTTATTTTCCCTCCTTCATTCCTTTTCCCCGATCCCGACAAATGTTCGATGTTACGTTTTCTCAGTTTCAGATCGAATACCGTTGCACGAATGTGAGAACAGCTTTACTGAAATTTATCATTACTGTTTTTCGCAAACATTAAATACGAAAAGCCGGtcaatttttacaattattaACGTACGAAAATGCCGAATGCAGAGACTTTTGTTACGATTTAAAAGATGGAGTATTGACGATCaaaatgttgtgaataaaTAAAGCTGATTCATAAATTATCAAGAATATTATTGACTCGGCAACGATAATAAttaaatattgatatttaaataCTTACCGATCTTTCACCAACGAGAGATAATTCACAATTATTTAGTGAGTATACACAAGGTTTTGTTTTGAAACAACGTTACGATCGATTCGTCCTCATTACGTTTGCACAATTGAATGATTAACGAGGGTCCCGAGGCGGCGGTAGCAACGGCGACTGAAAAAGCACACGATTTTCGAGGAGCCGTGAGGCAAAGATTGGGTCAAAATGCATTTACGCAAACTCACCCTTGTCACGTGTGCAGATCATCGTGCATTATTGTATCCGTTTTTGCTGAGAAAACGTGATTATAAATTACGACTTATTAGTCGCGTCATCCAGCAGGCAGCAGGGGGATAAGAAACTCGAAACGTTTCCACGGATATTGTttcgtaatgtttttttttttaacgttccTTTTCCTTTTAACTTCTCATCTCCCCACGCTCACGTCACGATTTGATTGATCGTTTATTTTCGAACGTTGCTTCTTTGGCGTTTCTCTCACTGTAAGATTATTTTCTGCGTAACCGCGTGATTGAGTTCATTACAGTCATTATTCACGTTCGACAAAGTCACTCGGCAAAACTTCCGCAAACATTATCCCAGACGTTGGAGATCTCTGTGTGTATTACGCCGCAGAGTTTTGCAACAACCAACAGTGAGTAATTACTcttctatacatatatattcgcACGTATATATGTATCTGGAAACATTGTGATTAATAATACACCGGCGGAGTGAATAATCGTTCGCGGACATGCAACGATAACACTCGCTCGTTAAATTACGATTGTGTGAGTTTTCTCAAGCATTAACGTAGCGTAAAACTAATAGCagctttttttacattctcACAGAAATGAGCTTCATTATCATCATTTATTTACCGACTGACGGAGACTTTCTATAAATCAGGAGTGAACGTTTTGAAAGAACTTTTCGTCATCAAGTTTCTTCTCATATGGGACGCtgacatttttcgatttttttccaatatacTTATTCAATATCATCCTCATAAAATATTGAGGAGAAAGTATATGATAACGGTTTTTTCAATCTCACGCATATTCTTCGGTTCCAAGGACCTCATAAAatgtgcaataaaaaaataattgatgagCCAAATAGCAATTATggtaaaattcattgaaaatttattaaagttGATAATCACTTGTCATTTACTAGTTGGAATGTTTAATAAAATAGCGAACCTGACACATTTCAGTGCTGTTTGTTCGTGCGAGAGAAACAATTAAACGTTTATCGACGAGTCATTTTGATGGTTCGGGGTCTCCGGCATTTCCGGGGCTCTTTCGATGCTCGATAATAAATATACCGGGAGAGTTGCATCGAACTGTGAGCCATACATCGCGTCGGTCAATCAACGGGGCTAGGACCatcgaaggaaaataaattgttcGTATATTCGTAGCGaacgaaaatgtttttgttttctatttgtttttttcatgttgTGCTTTATAACGGAACGTCGAGGAGTTTTGATCGTCTGGTCGTACGCAAATACACACGGACAGGCGCACACGAGTGAGCGTGACTTTTCAATTCTGAATTTTGATCGTACGGTTTGCTCGCGAAACGTTAATTCCACAGTAAACACGAAAGACCGAGGAAGAGAATGTGAAACAACGAGGCAAAACCCGTATGCGTcgccatttaatttttttattattctatacatatttttttatatataatgtcTCTCCCAACCGCAAAGCGGCTGGGAGAAAGGAAGCGTAAAAAGGAAAGAGTCAAAATGGCTGACGGGCGTCGTAATTTTACACTTGAATACGTATGAAACAGCGTCGACGTATGTAtagatatttttatatctatTTCGCGAATAGCAACTTTATATGCTCGTTTTATGGGCTTGAGGGCAAAAAGCGGAAGCAGATGCATGAGAAATCGAGCTGCGCGGTGTATAAGAACGAATGGAGACAACGAGGCAACATGAAAAGAGGAAGAATGCATcagcagaaagagagagaaagagagagagagagagagagagcggaggGAGGGGATCGAGCGAGAAAGAAGAGGCCAACGGAGGTTGCTGGGTCGACTCTGATCTCCGCGGTTGCCCTCACGAGAGTGATTTATGGACAGGCGCCGCTCGACTCCATCTACTTGACCTATTCGCCTCGTTACTCGTTAGAAAGGATAATGTATTCATGAGTGCCCAACCACCCGAGAATTCATGCTCtatctatatataaatacgtaTAGAGCTCAACGCTGTCGATTTTAACGTCGCGATATGCCGATAATCGACTCAagaaagaatgagagagaCATTTAGTACGTTTGTGTACAGGATGTTGCAAGAATGGAATCAAAACTGACCGGATTGATTAGACACTGACTTTTCAAGAAAGGAACATGccacaagtttttttttaccggtGAATCATCGAGAagatatcgaagaaaaaagtagcaCTCAATCCCTTGCGCTGCAACGAGGTCCCCCTTTCCGCGGTTCTTCTACCGCCGCAGCTCCGGATTGGCTGCAACGGAGCCATGAATATCTGACGAACGGCGCGTCgtatagaaaaaagttttcaaggACTTTTTTCTACGGGATTTCGTGATCTCGGTAGCCTGCGAATCTCGGATGCAGTTTCGCAGCTTTTGAATCGGTATGTATGGATAAACTAGTCTATGCGCATACAAGTATGATTTTATAGTTGTCGGGAGATTTGAAAACGGGACTTTGGCGCAGAAGCCATTGTGTGCTCGGTCTAGCATATAATTCGTAATTCATGTTCTCCACGATCACGAATCGCCACGAAAACAACGGCTCTATTCTGCATTTTAGGACTTTATGGCTGGAGGTTGAAAAAATAGCTGATCGGGGTCGGGGTTAATTCGAACGCGTTTGAAGGTATATATCCCACGTAAAAGAAAGGTCAGCAACCGGAGGTAAGTAGTAGATCGTATCTGGAACATTTTTCCCCCAAGGTTCTGTAATCGAGGTGATTTTCTTCTGGATTTATAGTCAGCGAAGGCTTCCAGTTGGATTTTCCACGAATTGGCAACATCACCAATGTTTTCCTGTCACGAGTGAGCTCCTGCGATGCGAAATATCTTAGTCACCGTTCCGTATACAAAAaagacaaataaataattatacgTTGCCCCTCAACTCGCGACGATTTGCAGGAGTGTCCTTCTGGATGTGCTCCTGCGACGTGTGACGCGTGCGGAtatataaaaaagttttttttccaagctcTATATGTACTAAAGGTACGAAGTGAAATATCGATCAGGCATTTCCGTGGCTATCAATCCATCGAGGAGTTCTGTTCCGTTGCAGGTGACAGACCGTTCGACAGGGTACGAGGgctctctcctctcttttgCTGTACCGAtatctctctccccccccccccctcccatttttttatcgcgaTTTGTACGCCAGCAGCGTATCCAAGAGACTCGCAAACATATACTCACACGCTCGTACATAAATCGgtatattcttcttcttcgctGGAGTGTAAACTCGGAGACGCGAACACGATTCTTCGAGCTGAGagaattttcacatttttctctgCTCGTCTGCGTAATTGCGCTTCTGGCGAGATCGAACGTGTCAAAGTCCGTCACGTGGATTCTTCCCCTAGCCTCTTCTTTCGATCTCGAGACCGTTTGCGCGTATATCCATAGACACACGAGAGAAAGACGTGGCGCGTAAGATCTCGCACATAGTTTGCTCTTGTGCCGTTGAAGAGAGACCACGTAAAAGGTAGGGAAGCTCGCGAACAAGAAATTCTCACgctgagggagagagaaaatggtCTGGAAGTCGTTTGGAATTCTTTTCGCAAGATTAtccatatatgtatatataaatatatacatgtacTATATCTAGGTATTGGGAAAGCGAGCAGAGGATTTCTTCGTACTATCTCGTGTGTACACGATATCGACGACTACGTGAAAGCCAACTACCGATCTTCATccgaacgagaaagagagagaaagatttaTGTCTGGTTGGAACTTCTGTCGGCCATTGAAGATGTGAAACGACGTCTCTGCGCTGGGCCAATTATTGCTCAACGCGAAAGGACGCACTGATCTtggactctctctctctctctctctctctctctctctctctctctctttctcttcctcaaGTTGACAGGACCGAAGAGGCACTCCGGTCTCGCGTAGATCCGTGGCAGCTGCGACGTCGGCTCTCCTGACAATCCGAAGGCTTATGTAGAACGTGTGTGCGCTCTTGAACTAACCAGAGTGTGGCTGTCTCGTCGTTTTACATCCTACTCGGTGAATGAAGATGTCCGATGGTCGAGGAACAGCTTCGAGAGTTTCCGGCGCTGGGAAATCACTGGTCATACACTTTGAAAGGGACTGGAATTTATCAAGGGCTGTATAACTTCTGGAAATGTCTGAACAATTCGGGAGAGAATTGTCGCTTGATTAATCccatttataatgaaattcgaaAGGGATCCGAAGGGCAGAAATCTCTGTCGCTCCGCAGTACCTAAATAAATTGGTAATGCGTTCTTCGAGAACTTCAATCAAACCTGCTAATCCCTTAGAAGATTAATCAGAGAGATGAAGTACTTCGGGCTGTCTGGAGACTTTATTCGACAAGGACAACTTCTCAAAAGCTACAGAAGACTCGAAAGTGGCCTGTCAAGAAGCTACTTCCGGCGTTgtcttcgtcatcttcgtaATGTCCCATCGTATTAATAGTTGAAGAGCGAGCGTCACTTCAAGATGACGTGTGCCAGGCGTCCGGTAAGATTAAGACAGGACCTCACATCCACTCGTTTGAGAATATGCTTCTACGGATTAGTTGTGGCGCCACTCTAGAACCAACCTGCTTCACGTCCTTTCATCTTCAACCGACCGGTTTAGAGCTGGCAAACTTCTTGACAGACGTTCACCAGGCATCAACTTTTTCATGCATTTTAAATCTACTCAATATTAACAGATTTCAAATGACCGTGAACAGTTTAAACCGCCACACTTCTAATACGGTTCGAAGGATAAACCAGAAACACGAAAAACACATCGTTTTATAGAAAGTAATATAACTTGCCAAGCTTCTCTATCAGATAATACAGTTTTCCGCTCGTGAACACGGTTGGTCGAATAAGTTGATTTACTTTTATAGCCCCGAGGCAACTATGCAGTGTTTCTTGGCTTTCGTGGAGCCAGCTGGCCTTTCCTGTAGACGTGGACTGGTCGACGAAGGCAGAAAGACgaatcgagaaaaaggaagcgagagggatagaaagagagacaaGGATTAGAGTTGTGCATGAGAGAGGGTAGGTTCCGGTAAAGCTCGTCACTGTAAATTAAGACTTTGATTGCTGGGGGAATGTAATAAAACGATTGAGCCCGAGGCGCAAGCTCCACAAATCGAATCAAGAGATTTGAATACATTTCAGTCTAATGGGCAGCGAGGAAGCATTTGGCAGGAAGTTTACTAGACATGAAAAAGACGTTGAGCTGCTACGATCATTATCATCACAATGCACAATCATCCGGAGCATCAGAGTGACAATGAACAAGTCTATTGTACGATGCAAAGATTTACGCGAGTCCTCTTGACCTCACGTCTTTCCAGAACCCGCGATAAATCTTGCGcagttgaaaataattaaaatcctCCAGTGGGTATCTGGTCCTCGGTTGGGAACTGGTCCTTTGCAAAAGGTTTGGACTTGTGTGCCATGTGTTGATCCGGTTTGCCAGTTAGTTCTTGAAAACGGCACGAGCGATGCGGGGACGAAACGAGAAACCCGATTAAGTAACCGTAGTAGGGTGCGTACCGGCGGGTGATCTCCGGCTGGCAGAGGATGAGAGAATTGGAGAAATGTATGGCAACGGCATGGACTGTTGTACGTGCTTGGATGAGGCTGGTGGACCACTTCAACCACAAGAAGCCTCCTGCAACAAAACGGATGAGACTGTGGCTGGCTTTTTCGCATTGCCCTCAATAGACGCTCCGGAAGATGGAGAGACTTTGCTTGCTAAACGAGTTTAGGTCTGGTAACGCGGTTAGGCTGATTGGTTGTGCGATTAGGAAGCTATTACCAAAAGAGGGaatggaggaagaagaaaaaggaaatgaGAGCGGGAGATGCGGCCAGGCAACAATGAGATTACGTTGCCGCAGGCTGTCACTCTCAATCTGGATTTCCTGATAATCCTTTCGAGCTGACTGTCAATCATTAATCCAAAGCTCTTCCAATACAACTcatcaaactttttcatcattatACCGTCCATGGTTATCCGACAGCGCGCACCATCGATTCGAGAACAATTGCATCAACGATCATTCTTTCCCCGAACGTTAAACGTCCAGCCAACAATGCCGGAAGACCGTTAACCGATGCAGCCGAGAAAAGAAGATTGGGCGGAGACGATCCCGATTCCTCAGGCCGTCCATCGAGACTCTAGGCGTCTTTGGCAAGGCCCGGTCAGCGGGTGTCCGTCGACTAAATCGTCgcgtaaaaatcctcacgagcAAATACGCCTATACGTATAGCCATTGAATCGGAGCCTTTTCTCGCTCGCTTTTACGGATATTTGTACAACACAATTTATTTCGCTGCAGGACTACCACGAGCCTCTAGCACAATATAATAAACGCCCTGGAAGAAGCAAAGCAGCACCGAACGTTTAACTCCGTTGAGCGCGCCTGCTTTTACACGCTTGTCGTCAACTCTCGTCCAGGGTGCTAAGCTACCACGTGACGTACACGTGCGTGTTTGTGTATAAAGTTCAATGGGAAGTCATACGGTCGTGTACACCAGGTATTTGAAAATATCGGCCGTGCGATAATCGATTACGTGCTGAGTGAAAGGAAGAGAAATCATCAGGCTCGAGATCCGGTACATGTATATTGTATTTACCGTTTACAGCGTTCGGCGTACATGATCGCATGGGTGAAATGGCGCGGACTCGGTCGCCCGCGGCTCTTTGTTGGCCGAACAGACGGACGGGTGAGCGATCTGGAAGAATGCACTATAATGTCGTGTTATATTGCCTAGAAGCATCGGAAACTCACCCTCCCTCCGTACAGCCACCGTTCAAATCGATTACCTCCTCCTATACCTacgctattattattatacttGCTCAATCGTGAACACATAAAATATACCCACACGTCCGGTGTATTCTGAGCCGCCAGTGTGTGCGCTTCGCTGATATACCCACGGGGGTGCACCACAGTCCCAAACACACGATGCACCCCCCTGGAGTGCATCACCTTTCGTGTTTACACGTACGTGtactctttttctttcgctctttCCGAGGGGAATAAGCCATAAATAAACTTTTTGGACACGCTCGTCTGGAGCTAAACTTGACTAATTGCTCAGACGCACCCTCATCACGAAATCTTGGACTGGGACTCGCGTGCGTCTTTTAAAATATAGACGCAAGTTTCGTTAGTCGTCGTTCACTTAATTCGTCGGGAGAACTGCTGGATCGCATGAAtccggggaaaaaaaccttgCTCGACCTTCCATCGTGGTGCGTCCATGGAAAGTAGAACTGAGGAATTTTCTGTTCGCTATTTTCTGCGAATCCGTCTAAGGTGCGAGAACGTTGGAGACGGTTTTCGCGTGCTCTACATACTTTCCAAAACTCGTGTTACTGGCTGAAATTCTCTCAGTTCCTGGAGACTGTAATCCACGACATCTGCGCGTGTTCTCGCATAGctaaatttttcgttcgatcgtcttttttctctcctctctctctcattctctccaTTTGTTAGTTCCATGATAAAGCAAACCGTTGGGGAGACAAATGAGTCGTGACGTCCTATTGTTCGTGGAGTTTTGAGGGCTCGAGCATAGAGccgctctcacaaataaattttcaggCTGTTATACCGTTGATATATGTCAATGTCATAGTCTTGTACCGGAACtagttgaaaaatatattctcaCAAATTGGCGTGGAACACGTGTGACGGAACCAACCATTCTTTGCTATGTTTATTATTCTTCGGAATGCCACCTTTCCGCGCACTTTCTTGCAACATATTTTGATATGCTTCGATCCAGACAACGCGCAGCCGCTCTATCACTGTAAAATTTTGTGggaataaatgttgaaatacCTTCTCGTTGGCGTCACCATCATAGTCgggaaaatgcaatttttttcaaaagcgtCATGATGGAAAAGATTCGTCAGCATAACTTTTTCATGTATGGCATCCTCGAGGACAAAAGCTTTTTAAGGTGTCGTTAACATTGGTTTCGTATGTTTTATGGCTGTCTGAAACATTGGAGAGAAAGGGCAATCGAACATTGCAGTGAACAGGGACTGGGGACTGTGACCTTTGGCTGCAGCGAGAATCACCTCTCGTAGTAATCAACCTAAGCGCTGTGGCGTTCTTTTACGCTTGGCAGACTGCATCAACAAGACTGACAGATATACAGACCCGAGTTTGTACACACTCGAACACTTTTCAGCACAATAAACCCGAAGATCCATTGTTCTTTCTTCTGTTATCTTCAAATTGCAGCAACAACGAAATTTCACACAATGACAGCTAAGACAAAGGAGGCTTAagtgatgaaaattcattcgaagatTGCGTCTGAGTCGTTCAATCCGGAGGGTTTCTGCCGGATCTGATAGGCCCGAAAAGTGTGAACCTCGCATGACTATATCAGGCACAATGATGAATCGGCTTACGCGAtatttcgatggaaaaaaatatgcatcataaagttgaaaagtttttttcgattcgccAACGTGCTACTCTGTCTGgctgacagtttttcaatatgaCTACCAACGTCATATTGAATGAAGTTAAAAACCGAATAGAGGATGTGCGTTTTGGTCTAATCGCGAAAAAAGGTTAGATCCTGTCATTAGTTCCGACATGTACGAAGCGTgcgattgcaaaaaaaaaaaaactaattaatCACAGGTATTACAATGGAGACACAGTCGGTGAGGAAGAGGGTAGGAGCTGTATAATGTGTTGCAGCAGATTGTTGTGGTTATATAGAATAGgtagatagaaagagagaggaggtTGACGTACTACACGACATGGTGGCAGTCTGACAGGCCTGCTGACGACGACACACAAACAAAACCTATTGTATCTCCGGCGCAGTCATCAGTGCGACCTTTGCTTTGTCACGATTAATCGTTTTCTTTCGTTTACACATGAACACACACATAGACACGGAGGGACATGGTACGCGTGTTACATTGCCACAAACAATCAAGCGTCGAGAACGatgttcgaaagaaaaaaaaggaagatacCTTTCCCCAGCTTTTATACGTCGTTTCAAGTTGTCTATTTCACCCATTCATTTGTTCACGTCAATCAGGAAAGCACGCCGTTACACCGATAATTGCATACCGCCATTTTCAATCTGGAATGaaacatttcattattttattcacgAATCCCAAAACTTTCACGTGAAAGAGAATTTCAACGCACTTTTTCGATTggaattcacaattttttcgaacCTCTAAAATCCGTTGGAACTGTATGGACCGAAACAGCTCCTGAATCTCGTTTCGTAGTTTTGATTgaaagcaaattt
This genomic window contains:
- the LOC122407747 gene encoding zinc finger protein Elbow-like yields the protein MLTSSANQYLRPEYLTPLPTTLDAKKSPLALLAQTCSQIGADPPTGKSLLGALDGGKSSGKSSSSKSSSEQSREKSSPSSGGQGGQQASTEGVRSSFKPYESCLGREKASSPEEQRAASSHSASGRSRTPGSKRCSSNQSASSGRAVTPQNRRTLTPNGEATRESPASRSASSAAAGGLSEVSTGSQAQGGSPMSSKSVYSTAGMLGMTDQSMKDLPLGTFKPSSTLPVSTSAAYLGYPPQLPIDVMASSLMSQHHAALKNGLGSSPYLSYARMKTVSGVDTLVPVCRDPFCTGCQLNPHYLATSSASKVPTTTSASCPAGCAQCDHKPATSPYGPLNTHTAAAYAHAHAQLAALAAASQLPYSCSWMGGDTPYCGKRFASSEELLQHLRSHTSVSAGDPSTAAALSLLSPPGLPPGHPLLSRTYPTPPLSPLATGRYHPYGKPSSMMQPSLSSLGLALPPHHPAAGLPPYFSPYSFYGGPRLGAASGMHP